The sequence CGTGCGACTCTTCGCGAACATGTTCGCCGGTCACGTGCTGCTGCTGATCTTCACCATCGCCAGCTGGTACCTGCTGAACGGCATCGGCATCGCCTACGCCGGTGTCTCCTTCGTGATGGTCCTGCTGATGACCGTCTTCGAGCTGTTCATCCAGGCGCTGCAGGCCTACGTCTTTGTCCTCCTGGCCTGCAACTACGTTCAGGGCGCTCTCGCCGAGCACCACTGACCGGCCGGCCACACCCCGATAGTCGTCCGGTGGCCAACCCCCACCGGTCCTGAAAGAGAAGGAAGAAACGGCATGTCCGCTCTTGAGACCCTCGCCGCCGTCAACATCCAGGGCAACCTCGGTTCCATCGGCTACGGCCTGGCCGCCATCGGCCCCGGCGTCGGCGTCGGCATCATCTTCGGAAACGGCACCCAGGCGCTGGCCCGCCAGCCCGAGGCTGCCGGTCTGATCCGTGCCAACCAGATCCTCGGCTTCGTGCTCTGTGAGGCGCTGGCCCTGATCGGCCTCGTCATGCCCTTCGTCTACCCGGTCGACTAATCGCGGCATTCCTTACCGCCCGATTCGACGAAAGGCATTGATGTGATCGCCCACCAGCTGGCGTCAGAGGAGATTCAGAACCCTCTGCTCCCGGCGGTCCCCGAGATCGTCATTGGTCTGATCGCCTTCGCCATCGTCTTCGGCATCCTCGCCAAGAAGCTCCTCCCGAACATCAACAAGGTTCTGGAAGAGCGCCGCGAGGCCATCGAAGGCGGTATCGAGAAGGCCGATGCAGCCCAGACCGAGGCGCAGAGCGTTCTTGAGCAGTACAAGGCTCAGCTCGCCGAGGCGCGCCACGAGGCCGCCCGCATGCGCCAGGAGGCGCAGGAGCAG is a genomic window of Streptomyces sp. NBC_01237 containing:
- a CDS encoding F0F1 ATP synthase subunit C, encoding MSALETLAAVNIQGNLGSIGYGLAAIGPGVGVGIIFGNGTQALARQPEAAGLIRANQILGFVLCEALALIGLVMPFVYPVD
- a CDS encoding F0F1 ATP synthase subunit B, with translation MIAHQLASEEIQNPLLPAVPEIVIGLIAFAIVFGILAKKLLPNINKVLEERREAIEGGIEKADAAQTEAQSVLEQYKAQLAEARHEAARMRQEAQEQGAVIIQEMKAEGQRQREEIIAAGHAQIEADRKAAASALRQDVGKLATDLAGKLVGESLEDHARQSGTVDRFLDELEAKAEAVR